From the genome of Lotus japonicus ecotype B-129 chromosome 6, LjGifu_v1.2, one region includes:
- the LOC130725572 gene encoding uncharacterized protein LOC130725572 has translation MNGKYSCKSGYKLLQVLTYEDAPSSSRAVTLPPPLWKFFWRTDALSRCKELTWRAIKGVLPVRHSLRVRGVDLDDVCPFCSSEPETSDHVLVRCPAVQPLWFASPLAVRVDQFSSMLELVIAFLSTAEEEHITVFQTWVYALWEARNSQVLDSILVRMERLLQRVAGLCAPPQPGPAPVVRDQRRLASSWSRPRQGTSKVNLDASYREVKELPTAWWCGIIWVRSLQQQLRILHQLCLRCWRKLKACGGLW, from the coding sequence ATGAATGGCAAGTATAGTTGCAAATCTGGTTACAAGTTGTTACAGGTTTTGACTTATGAGGATGCTCCTTCCTCATCTCGTGCTGTCACGTTGCCACCTCCCTTGTGGAAATTTTTTTGGAGAACAGATGCGTTGTCTCGTTGCAAAGAATTGACTTGGAGAGCTATCAAAGGAGTTCTACCGGTGAGGCATAGCTTGAGGGTCCGTGGAGTGGATTTAGATGATGTTTGCCCTTTTTGTAGTTCAGAGCCCGAAACTTCTGATCATGTTCTGGTTCGTTGCCCAGCGGTGCAGCCGCTTTGGTTTGCATCTCCCCTGGCTGTGCGCGTGGACCAGTTTTCGTCCATGTTGGAGCTGGTTATTGCTTTCCTATCGACGGCGGAAGAAGAGCATATAACAGTGTTTCAAACCTGGGTTTATGCTCTTTGGGAGGCTCGAAATTCACAGGTGCTTGATAGCATTCTTGTTCGCATGGAGAGGCTTCTTCAGCGAGTTGCTGGTTTGTGCGCACCACCTCAACCAGGTCCAGCGCCAGTGGTTCGGGATCAGAGGCGCCTTGCTTCATCATGGTCAAGGCCGCGACAAGGGACGTCGAAGGTAAATTTGGATGCATCATATCGTGAGGTGAAGGAGCTACCTACGGCATGGTGGTGCGGAATCATTTGGGTGAGGTCCTTGCAGCAGCAGCTTCGCATCCTACACCAGCTATGTCTGCGTTGTTGGCGGAAGCTCAAGGCTTGCGGTGGGCTGTGGTGA
- the LOC130725574 gene encoding uncharacterized protein LOC130725574, giving the protein MFNAYLNGVYHWLPISSLRDYVEFVLCFDMSDDVFWKMNLPQFPSQEENNELCVSNHNVVVLNDRIGYVREYTMPFEIQFEIWVMNDYGQGSWVRMFNIARGTGLGKILEIWKDDNDDVVVLGGEEHHPLVLYKIGQQQVVKKFNVRLGAEHCVVRYVESFLPLSC; this is encoded by the coding sequence ATGTTTAATGCTTATTTGAATGGAGTTTATCATTGGTTACCCATATCTTCTCTACGTGATTATGTCGAATTTGTGCTATGTTTTGACATGAGTGATGATGTGTTTTGGAAAATGAACTTACCCCAATTTCCGTCTCAAGAGGAGAATAACGAATTGTGCGTATCAAATCATAATGTTGTTGTTTTGAATGATCGTATTGGTTATGTTAGGGAGTACACTATGCCTTTTGAAATTCAGTTTGAGATTTGGGTGATGAATGACTATGGGCAAGGTTCCTGGGTGAGAATGTTTAACATTGCGCGTGGAACCGGTTTGGGAAAGATTTTGGAGATCTGGAaagatgataatgatgatgttGTTGTGCTGGGAGGGGAAGAACATCATCCATTGGTTTTGTACAAGATTGGTCAACAACAGGTGGTGAAAAAGTTTAATGTTCGCTTAGGAGCTGAGCATTGTGTAGTTAGATATGTGGAAAGTTTCCTTCCCTTGTCTTGCTAG